TGTACGAACTGGTGGCAAAATACCACGGCTCAATAGACGGCGAGCATAATGACGGCATTATCCGCACCCCGTATCTGCCAATAATGTTCGGCGAAAAAATGTGCGGGCTGTTTGCGCAGGTGAAAAAAATCTTTGACCCGCAAAATATCCTCAACCCCGGCAAAAAAGTCGGCGGAACTATTGCTGATATTGAGAGAAGTATGATTGGGCATGTATAAAGTATCTTGTATCGTGTATCTTGTATAAAGAAATAATTTTGATGGGCCAGCCGGAATCCCACCTGAACGCGACTGATAAATTTGACGCCGAAGGGAATTTGATTGACGAATCTACAAAAGAACACATCAAAAAATTCCTCGCGAAGTTTGAGGAGCACGTCGCGAGGTTTAAATAAAAAATAACGGCACCCGTGAGAGTGCCGTTGAGAATTCCAAACTAAGAGACGAAGCCGTTGGCTGAAATCAATCTTCAGCAACCCTCTCTCCGAGAACAGCCGCAGGGTTACGGCCACCTTGACCCTGCTGGAGTTCGTCGAGCCATATTTCGCCATG
This portion of the bacterium genome encodes:
- a CDS encoding FAD-linked oxidase C-terminal domain-containing protein is translated as YELVAKYHGSIDGEHNDGIIRTPYLPIMFGEKMCGLFAQVKKIFDPQNILNPGKKVGGTIADIERSMIGHV